In a genomic window of Enterobacter asburiae:
- a CDS encoding ABC transporter permease has product MPRLSPVNQARWARFRHNRRGYWSLWIFAVLFVLSMCSELIANDKPLLVHFNDRWYVPVLANYSESDFGGPFATPAEYQDPWLRQQIEQHGWALWAPVRFGANSINFATTTPFPSPPSAQNWLGTDANGGDVLARILYGTRISILFGLMLTIFSSVMGVVAGAVQGYYGGKIDLWGQRIIEVWSGMPTLFLIILLSSVVQPSFWWLLGITVLFGWMALVGVVRAEFLRTRNFDYIRAAQALGVSDRGIIFRHMLPNAVVATLTFLPFILCSSITTLTSLDFLGFGLPLGSPSLGELLLQGKNNLQAPWLGITAFLSVAVLLSLLIFIGEAVRDAFDPNKAV; this is encoded by the coding sequence ATGCCGCGTTTAAGCCCCGTTAACCAGGCCCGCTGGGCCCGTTTTCGCCATAACCGCCGCGGCTACTGGTCGCTGTGGATTTTTGCCGTCCTGTTTGTCCTGAGCATGTGTTCGGAGCTGATCGCCAACGACAAACCGTTGCTGGTGCACTTTAACGACCGCTGGTATGTGCCGGTACTGGCTAACTACAGTGAAAGCGACTTCGGCGGCCCGTTTGCGACGCCGGCGGAGTATCAGGATCCGTGGCTGCGCCAGCAGATCGAACAGCACGGCTGGGCCCTTTGGGCGCCGGTGCGCTTTGGTGCCAACAGCATTAACTTCGCGACCACGACCCCCTTCCCTTCTCCGCCCTCTGCGCAAAACTGGCTGGGGACGGACGCTAACGGCGGCGACGTGCTGGCGCGCATTCTCTACGGTACGCGGATTTCTATTCTCTTTGGGCTGATGCTGACGATCTTCTCCAGCGTAATGGGCGTGGTGGCCGGTGCCGTTCAGGGCTACTACGGCGGGAAAATTGACCTGTGGGGTCAGCGTATCATCGAAGTCTGGTCTGGTATGCCAACGCTGTTTCTGATTATCCTGCTTTCCAGCGTGGTGCAGCCGAGCTTCTGGTGGCTGCTGGGCATCACCGTTCTGTTTGGCTGGATGGCGCTGGTAGGCGTGGTGCGGGCAGAGTTTCTGCGCACCCGTAATTTCGACTATATCCGCGCCGCGCAGGCGCTTGGAGTGAGCGACCGGGGAATCATCTTCCGCCATATGCTGCCTAACGCCGTGGTAGCAACGCTCACCTTCCTGCCGTTTATTCTGTGCAGCTCCATCACCACCCTCACCTCGCTGGACTTTCTGGGCTTCGGCCTGCCGCTGGGGTCGCCGTCGCTCGGCGAACTGCTGCTGCAGGGCAAGAACAACCTGCAGGCACCGTGGCTGGGCATCACCGCCTTTCTTTCCGTGGCCGTGCTGCTTTCGCTGCTGATTTTTATCGGCGAAGCCGTACGCGATGCCTTCGATCCCAACAAGGCGGTATAA
- the yejF gene encoding microcin C ABC transporter ATP-binding protein YejF: MTQPLLSIDNLSIAFSKQGETRTVVTDLSLQIQRGETLALVGESGSGKSVSALSILRLLPSPPVSYPQGDILFHGTSLLHADEQTLRGIRGNKIAMIFQEPMVSLNPLHTLEKQLYEVLSLHRGMRKEAARGEMLDCLERTGIRNAAKRLNDFPHQLSGGERQRVMIAMALLTRPELLIADEPTTALDVTVQAQILTLLRELRDELNMSLLFITHNLSIVKKLADSVAVMQNGRCVEQNIASTLLNAPQHPYTQRLLDSEPSGDPVPLAADSTPLLRVDDLSVSFPIRKGILRRIVDQNPVLKNIRFSLRPGESLGLVGESGSGKSTTGLALLRLIASEGEILFDDMPLHRWNRRQMLPVRPRMQVVFQDPNSSLNPRLSVLQIIEEGLRVHQPQLSAQQREQEVMRVMAEVGLDPETRHRYPAEFSGGQRQRIAIARALILKPELIILDEPTSSLDRTVQAQILALLKGLQEKHRLAYIFISHDLQVVRALCHQVIVLRQGEVVEQGDCQRVFTAPTQSYTRQLLAAD, from the coding sequence ATGACGCAGCCTCTTCTCAGTATTGATAACCTGTCGATTGCCTTCTCAAAGCAGGGCGAGACGCGGACCGTAGTCACTGACCTGTCGCTGCAGATCCAGCGCGGTGAAACGCTGGCGCTGGTGGGTGAATCCGGCTCAGGCAAGAGCGTTTCGGCGCTCTCCATCCTGCGTCTGCTGCCTTCTCCGCCGGTGAGCTACCCGCAAGGGGATATTCTGTTTCACGGCACTTCGCTGCTGCACGCGGATGAGCAAACCCTGCGCGGGATCCGCGGCAATAAAATCGCCATGATCTTCCAGGAGCCGATGGTCTCTCTCAACCCGCTGCATACCCTGGAAAAACAGCTCTATGAAGTGCTCTCTCTGCACCGGGGCATGCGCAAAGAGGCCGCGCGGGGCGAAATGCTGGATTGTCTGGAACGGACAGGCATACGCAACGCGGCCAAACGGCTGAATGATTTTCCGCACCAGCTCTCCGGCGGCGAACGCCAGCGGGTGATGATCGCCATGGCCCTGCTCACCCGGCCAGAGCTGCTGATTGCCGACGAGCCGACGACGGCGCTGGACGTAACGGTGCAGGCGCAAATTCTGACGCTGCTGCGGGAGCTGCGTGACGAGCTGAACATGAGCCTGCTGTTTATCACGCACAACCTGAGCATCGTGAAAAAGCTGGCCGACAGCGTTGCGGTAATGCAAAACGGACGCTGCGTTGAACAGAATATCGCATCCACGCTGCTGAACGCCCCGCAGCACCCCTATACGCAGCGCCTGCTCGACAGCGAGCCTTCCGGCGACCCGGTGCCACTCGCGGCAGACAGCACACCGCTGCTGCGCGTTGATGATTTATCCGTCTCGTTCCCGATCCGCAAAGGCATTCTGCGGCGCATCGTCGACCAGAATCCGGTCCTGAAAAATATCCGCTTCTCGCTGCGTCCGGGTGAATCCCTGGGGCTGGTAGGCGAATCCGGTTCGGGTAAAAGCACTACCGGTCTGGCACTACTGCGCTTAATTGCCTCAGAGGGCGAGATCCTGTTTGACGATATGCCGCTGCACCGCTGGAACCGCCGCCAGATGCTGCCCGTGCGGCCCCGCATGCAGGTGGTGTTTCAGGATCCCAACTCCTCGCTTAACCCACGCCTCAGCGTATTGCAGATTATCGAAGAGGGCCTGCGCGTTCATCAGCCTCAGCTGAGCGCGCAACAGCGGGAACAGGAGGTGATGCGGGTCATGGCTGAAGTGGGCTTAGATCCCGAGACCCGCCACCGCTACCCTGCGGAATTTTCCGGCGGACAGCGCCAGCGCATCGCCATTGCCCGCGCGCTGATCCTGAAACCGGAGCTGATTATTCTGGATGAACCGACCTCGTCGCTGGACAGAACCGTTCAGGCGCAGATTCTTGCGTTGTTGAAAGGGCTGCAGGAAAAGCACCGGCTGGCCTATATTTTTATCAGCCACGATCTGCAGGTGGTTCGGGCGCTGTGCCATCAGGTGATTGTGCTACGACAGGGTGAGGTGGTCGAACAGGGGGATTGCCAGCGCGTATTTACTGCGCCAACGCAGAGCTACACGCGCCAGCTGCTCGCGGCAGACTAG
- a CDS encoding Bcr/CflA family multidrug efflux MFS transporter, with translation MTTRPHSSFKIVFILGLLAMLMPLSIDMYLPALPVISAQFGVPAGSAQMTLSTYILGFALGQLLYGPMADSLGRKPVILGGTLVFAAAAVACALAQSIDQLIAMRFLHGLAAAAASVVINALMRDIYPKEEFSRMMSFVMLVTTIAPLVAPMAGGAVLVWFSWHAIFWILALAALLASAMIFFFIDETLPVERRQKFHIRTTIGNFASLFRHKRVLSYMLASGFSFAGMFSFLSAGPFVYIELNHVSPQHFGYYFALNIVFLFVLTIINSRFVRRVGALNMFRAGLWIQFVMAVWLVVSAFLGVGFWALVIGVAAFVGCVSMISSNAMAVILDEFPHMAGTASSLAGTFRFGIGAIVGALLSMATFTTAWPMLWAMAFCATSSVLFCLYASRPRKAAR, from the coding sequence GTGACCACCAGGCCACACTCGTCGTTCAAAATTGTCTTCATTCTTGGCCTGCTGGCGATGCTGATGCCGCTGTCTATCGACATGTATCTGCCTGCGCTACCGGTGATTTCCGCGCAGTTTGGCGTACCGGCAGGCAGCGCTCAGATGACGCTCAGCACCTATATTCTCGGTTTCGCTCTCGGACAGCTTTTATACGGCCCAATGGCCGACAGCCTTGGGCGCAAACCGGTGATTCTGGGCGGGACGCTGGTCTTTGCGGCCGCTGCGGTCGCCTGTGCGCTGGCGCAGAGTATCGATCAGCTGATCGCCATGCGCTTCCTGCACGGGCTGGCCGCTGCCGCTGCGAGCGTGGTGATCAACGCCCTGATGCGCGATATCTACCCGAAGGAAGAGTTCTCCCGCATGATGTCGTTTGTCATGCTGGTGACGACGATTGCGCCGCTGGTGGCCCCGATGGCCGGTGGTGCGGTGCTGGTGTGGTTTAGCTGGCATGCGATTTTCTGGATCCTGGCCCTGGCCGCACTGCTGGCTTCGGCGATGATTTTCTTCTTTATTGATGAAACGCTGCCCGTCGAGCGCCGCCAGAAATTTCATATTCGAACTACGATAGGTAACTTTGCCTCGCTGTTTCGCCACAAGCGGGTGCTGAGCTACATGCTGGCGAGCGGGTTCAGCTTTGCCGGAATGTTCTCCTTCCTGAGCGCCGGGCCGTTTGTCTATATCGAACTGAACCACGTTTCGCCACAGCACTTTGGCTATTATTTTGCGCTCAATATCGTCTTCCTGTTTGTCCTGACCATCATTAACAGTCGCTTTGTCCGGCGGGTGGGCGCGCTGAACATGTTCCGCGCCGGGCTGTGGATCCAGTTTGTGATGGCGGTATGGCTGGTGGTGAGCGCGTTCCTGGGCGTGGGGTTCTGGGCGCTGGTGATCGGCGTGGCGGCGTTTGTCGGCTGCGTGTCGATGATCTCGTCCAATGCGATGGCGGTGATCCTCGATGAGTTCCCGCACATGGCGGGGACCGCATCGTCACTGGCGGGGACGTTCCGCTTCGGCATCGGCGCTATCGTTGGCGCGTTGCTTTCAATGGCCACCTTTACGACGGCATGGCCGATGCTGTGGGCGATGGCATTTTGCGCAACCAGCTCCGTCCTCTTCTGTCTTTACGCCAGTCGGCCGCGAAAAGCGGCTCGCTAA